A stretch of the Methylacidiphilum caldifontis genome encodes the following:
- a CDS encoding NADP-dependent oxidoreductase has protein sequence MQNKQVILVKKPEGLIDESHFSVVFTDVPSPKEGEVLIKNHYVSIDPYLRLLSEEPTTFSRGVKVGSRMESWSVGEVIESKSHSFEPGQYVLCYLGWQQYGVCEGRDLRKIDPSLAPLPAFLGVLGMPGITAYFGIFRYGKPQAGQTVLISAASGTVGMTAGQLAKMHSCKVIGIAETDEKCQYLVEELHFDHAINVSRIKLEEGIKAYAPEGLDLYYDNVGGETLDTALLFLRKNSRVVICGMISQYNLKAPYALKNFERLHSARATLKGFIVADLMSDWPDAIIKLEKWVKEKKLKHKENIFHGLESAPKALNSIFTKAPIGKTVVEV, from the coding sequence ATGCAAAACAAACAGGTCATTCTTGTCAAAAAACCCGAAGGGCTTATTGACGAATCCCATTTTTCGGTTGTTTTTACAGATGTCCCTTCTCCCAAGGAAGGAGAAGTGTTGATCAAAAATCACTACGTTTCAATCGATCCTTATTTAAGGCTTCTCAGTGAGGAACCCACAACCTTCAGCAGGGGAGTAAAGGTAGGAAGCCGTATGGAAAGTTGGTCAGTAGGTGAAGTGATTGAATCCAAATCTCATTCTTTTGAGCCTGGCCAATACGTTCTTTGCTACTTAGGATGGCAGCAATATGGGGTCTGCGAAGGAAGAGACTTAAGAAAAATCGATCCTTCCCTTGCACCCTTACCCGCATTTCTAGGCGTACTCGGGATGCCTGGAATAACCGCTTATTTTGGAATATTCCGATACGGTAAGCCTCAAGCAGGGCAGACTGTTCTCATTTCCGCAGCTTCTGGTACGGTTGGAATGACCGCTGGACAGTTAGCCAAGATGCATAGTTGCAAAGTTATAGGGATTGCTGAAACCGATGAAAAATGTCAATACCTAGTAGAAGAACTCCACTTCGATCATGCGATCAATGTTTCAAGAATAAAACTTGAAGAAGGAATTAAGGCCTATGCTCCTGAGGGGCTTGATCTTTACTATGACAACGTGGGAGGAGAAACCCTTGACACCGCCCTTTTGTTCTTAAGAAAGAACAGTCGGGTCGTGATCTGCGGCATGATTTCCCAGTACAACCTTAAAGCCCCCTATGCCCTTAAAAATTTCGAACGCTTACATTCAGCCCGGGCTACACTTAAAGGCTTTATCGTAGCCGACCTTATGAGTGATTGGCCTGATGCCATAATCAAACTGGAAAAATGGGTAAAAGAAAAAAAATTGAAACACAAGGAAAATATCTTTCATGGACTTGAAAGTGCTCCCAAGGCCTTAAATTCCATTTTTACAAAAGCACCCATAGGAAAAACTGTTGTAGAAGTTTAA
- a CDS encoding outer membrane beta-barrel protein: protein MAYSYFNINPLLDRLLFLDLSTIKRIFALFLFFGIIVQAAFSTNIQQETLAELQKALDEGGIAVESRPPALSLSGFLDSSYTYNFISAHSGKTAQQTAQIPTRMDSDGIAGGGWNLNQVYLVLEKPLSELNDWQAGFRTDLMVGQDAASMGMPDNLVGLSSPNSNGLALNISSFLLAQAYAQFRVPVGNGIDLKMGKFMSPFAFELMERPANVNFSYGLIFSNLIPEILVGFEAIYPFSSSLELTLGITDGGFNTARGGFPFFGEVNNEPFSSLFLGSLRYESPKKNALISSSLLIGPNGANPPGFGLYPLFAGAGVFRESPYNRSAPFVLGDIYGSWIPQASHDRLLVAFEFTGGFYNRGVALPSDPLVQRASANWYGASLWMKYQLTALFSIAFRQDWIEGSNNEILYQHVGRTDIWSSTLTFRIDLWENMMLRVEGRMDWGKDVAGEILLPLGLPGVPVSTGPAFFAALEAAYTFW, encoded by the coding sequence TTGGCTTATTCCTATTTCAATATCAACCCGTTATTGGATAGACTATTGTTTTTGGATCTTTCGACTATAAAGAGAATCTTTGCTTTGTTTTTGTTTTTTGGGATTATTGTCCAGGCTGCATTCTCCACCAACATCCAACAGGAAACCCTTGCAGAACTCCAAAAAGCTCTTGATGAAGGAGGGATTGCCGTAGAAAGCAGGCCTCCAGCCCTTTCTCTTTCCGGCTTCCTCGATAGCAGCTACACCTACAACTTCATTTCCGCACATTCGGGCAAAACAGCTCAACAAACCGCTCAAATCCCTACACGGATGGACAGCGACGGGATCGCCGGGGGAGGATGGAATCTCAACCAAGTCTACCTAGTCCTTGAAAAACCCCTCTCCGAGCTCAACGATTGGCAGGCTGGATTTAGAACTGACCTTATGGTTGGACAAGACGCGGCTTCCATGGGTATGCCCGATAACCTCGTAGGCTTATCCAGCCCGAACAGCAATGGATTAGCTTTGAACATCTCTTCATTTCTTTTGGCCCAGGCTTATGCCCAGTTTAGAGTCCCAGTGGGTAACGGGATAGATTTGAAAATGGGCAAATTCATGTCTCCTTTTGCTTTTGAACTGATGGAAAGGCCCGCCAACGTGAACTTTTCTTATGGGCTCATCTTTTCTAACCTCATTCCTGAAATTCTCGTTGGATTTGAAGCTATTTATCCCTTTTCCAGCTCCCTAGAGCTGACCTTGGGCATTACGGATGGGGGATTTAATACAGCAAGGGGAGGATTTCCTTTTTTTGGTGAAGTTAACAACGAACCCTTTTCTTCCCTTTTCCTCGGTTCTTTGCGATATGAAAGTCCCAAGAAAAATGCACTTATTAGCTCATCACTTCTTATTGGACCCAACGGAGCCAATCCCCCAGGCTTTGGTTTATATCCTCTTTTTGCTGGGGCTGGAGTTTTCAGGGAAAGTCCTTACAACCGCTCTGCTCCATTTGTTCTTGGGGATATCTACGGATCATGGATTCCACAAGCCAGCCATGACAGGCTGCTTGTGGCTTTCGAATTTACAGGAGGCTTTTACAATAGGGGAGTAGCCCTTCCTTCTGATCCCTTAGTTCAAAGAGCATCAGCTAATTGGTATGGCGCCAGTTTGTGGATGAAATACCAGCTTACAGCCCTTTTCAGTATCGCATTCAGGCAAGACTGGATTGAAGGATCAAACAATGAAATTCTCTACCAGCATGTGGGTCGCACCGACATATGGAGTTCAACCCTGACTTTCCGCATTGACCTGTGGGAAAACATGATGCTGAGAGTTGAAGGAAGAATGGATTGGGGAAAAGACGTGGCCGGAGAAATTCTTTTGCCCTTAGGTCTTCCCGGAGTACCCGTATCAACAGGTCCGGCTTTTTTTGCTGCCCTTGAAGCTGCTTATACTTTCTGGTAA
- a CDS encoding M3 family oligoendopeptidase, protein MDMNKMAFEEFSSFEPLQFLEPDKDILEEKNLCALWERLQKELQNVHSVEDLKRWIGFYDELREALDEERTKRYIAMTCQTDDEEREKRYLYVITVVEPLRKPRQMAILSQLASNPFFNALDSSYAVFKRSVLSQLKTYREENVQREVEEEKLCQQYQKISGGLTAEYEGKEYTLVQLSRFLEEQDRGRRKQVWEIIANKRLEKKEIFEDIFDKLLSLRNQIATTAGFDNYRSYIFEKYQRFDYTPEDCLKLAEAIEQTVVPVQKEIENWRKEQLGLVQLKPWDLAVDPEGGQPLRPFQTAEELFDRVGNIFKKLDPKLWSFYKVLGEKKLVDLENRKGKAPGGYQSTLSLARLPFIFMNAVGTHRDLETLLHESGHAFHSLAAREQFLYDYRSAPLEFCEVASMSMELFASSYLDEFYSEKELKRANRKLFEGILLFFPWMATVDGFQQELYTSPDQSRENRARIWERLMARFGGIVDWEGYEEVRRYLWHRQLHIFEIPFYYIEYGIAQMGALAFWIEAKKDLKTALERYLYALSLGGSKPLRELFQAAGLPFDFSSKTLKPLIDAAREQWTLLKS, encoded by the coding sequence ATGGATATGAACAAGATGGCTTTTGAAGAGTTTTCTTCCTTTGAACCCTTACAGTTCCTAGAACCAGATAAAGATATACTGGAGGAAAAAAACCTATGTGCTTTATGGGAGAGGCTTCAAAAAGAGCTGCAGAATGTTCATAGCGTAGAAGATCTCAAACGTTGGATCGGCTTTTATGATGAACTCAGAGAAGCACTCGATGAGGAAAGGACAAAGCGTTATATCGCGATGACCTGCCAGACAGACGACGAGGAAAGGGAAAAAAGATATCTTTATGTGATTACGGTGGTCGAACCGTTGAGAAAACCCAGGCAAATGGCTATTTTAAGTCAACTTGCCTCTAATCCTTTTTTTAACGCTCTCGATTCTTCGTATGCGGTTTTCAAAAGATCAGTTTTAAGCCAGTTGAAAACTTATAGAGAAGAAAATGTGCAGAGGGAAGTCGAAGAAGAAAAGCTTTGTCAACAATACCAGAAGATTTCAGGAGGGCTCACGGCCGAATACGAAGGCAAAGAATATACTCTTGTCCAATTAAGCCGTTTCCTTGAAGAACAGGATAGGGGAAGAAGGAAACAAGTATGGGAGATCATCGCCAATAAGAGGCTAGAAAAAAAAGAGATTTTTGAGGATATTTTTGATAAGCTGCTCTCCCTCCGTAATCAGATTGCCACAACTGCTGGTTTCGATAACTACCGCAGCTATATTTTTGAGAAATATCAACGTTTCGATTATACCCCTGAAGACTGTTTGAAACTTGCTGAAGCTATAGAGCAGACAGTTGTTCCTGTGCAAAAAGAGATTGAAAATTGGAGGAAAGAGCAACTGGGTTTGGTTCAATTAAAGCCGTGGGACCTTGCCGTAGATCCTGAAGGGGGTCAACCTTTGAGGCCTTTTCAAACAGCAGAAGAGCTTTTTGATAGAGTCGGCAATATATTCAAGAAGCTGGATCCGAAACTGTGGAGTTTTTATAAGGTTTTAGGAGAGAAAAAACTTGTTGATTTGGAAAACAGAAAAGGGAAAGCTCCAGGAGGATATCAAAGTACACTGTCCTTGGCACGTCTTCCATTTATTTTTATGAATGCCGTAGGAACACATCGAGATCTAGAAACCTTGCTCCATGAATCTGGACATGCTTTTCATTCCTTGGCAGCAAGAGAACAGTTTCTTTACGATTACCGGTCAGCTCCTCTTGAGTTTTGTGAGGTTGCCTCGATGTCCATGGAACTGTTCGCCTCCTCATATTTAGACGAATTTTATTCGGAAAAAGAACTTAAAAGGGCTAATAGAAAGCTTTTCGAAGGTATCCTTCTGTTTTTCCCCTGGATGGCGACGGTCGATGGCTTTCAGCAGGAACTCTACACAAGTCCTGATCAAAGCAGGGAGAATCGTGCTCGGATTTGGGAGAGGTTGATGGCCCGCTTTGGGGGAATAGTGGATTGGGAGGGATATGAAGAAGTCCGACGCTATTTATGGCACAGACAGCTTCATATTTTTGAGATTCCTTTTTATTATATCGAATATGGCATTGCTCAAATGGGGGCATTAGCCTTCTGGATCGAAGCCAAAAAAGACCTGAAGACAGCCCTTGAACGTTACCTTTATGCGTTGTCTTTGGGTGGATCAAAACCGCTCAGGGAGCTTTTCCAGGCAGCAGGTTTGCCTTTTGATTTCAGCTCAAAAACATTAAAGCCCTTGATTGATGCAGCCAGAGAACAATGGACCCTTTTAAAAAGTTAA
- a CDS encoding glycosyltransferase: MKICDITQFYSPRSGGVKRYLSEKQDYVRRLGKDEHYLIIPGEKNQHFVDQSVHTITIRSPRLDKTSRYRVIFNLKALSCLIDEIKPDVIEVGDPYQLAWFVLKKARRLKIPVIGFYHSHFPEAYLRTCSRYGGKLLEAAFRSMAKSYIVKLFSKFKLTVVPSYKLCDLLKNWGLINSVPLPLGVDTEHFNPGTKEESWREQLEIPADAFLLLYVGRLSKEKNLILLLETFRCLLEKQPGSDYWLLIIGDGPLRSLVLDFKKKLGRIVWIPYLDSKKDLARSYRSADLFVHPGIVETFGLVTIESQSCGCPVIGVYGTNMEEQIEGGLEYWPRKNCPRAFAEAIRNFRKTDLRELGLELSRKVRGKYGWDQVFKTLWEYYLRVIGGEKLNGHKQSILEEWGTTRGP; encoded by the coding sequence ATGAAAATATGTGACATAACCCAGTTTTATTCCCCTCGAAGTGGTGGAGTAAAACGATATCTTTCTGAAAAACAGGATTATGTCCGCCGCCTAGGCAAAGATGAACATTACTTGATTATTCCTGGAGAAAAAAATCAACATTTTGTGGATCAATCTGTCCATACGATAACGATTAGATCACCCCGGCTAGATAAAACTTCTAGATATAGAGTAATTTTTAACTTGAAAGCTTTATCTTGCCTCATAGATGAGATCAAGCCTGACGTCATTGAAGTTGGCGATCCTTACCAGTTGGCATGGTTTGTCTTGAAGAAAGCCCGCAGACTTAAAATTCCTGTTATAGGATTCTACCATAGCCATTTTCCGGAGGCTTACTTAAGAACATGCTCCCGTTATGGGGGAAAACTTCTCGAAGCAGCATTCAGAAGCATGGCCAAAAGTTATATTGTCAAACTTTTTTCAAAATTTAAGCTCACGGTTGTTCCCTCTTATAAACTTTGCGATTTACTTAAAAACTGGGGGCTTATTAATTCCGTTCCTCTACCCCTTGGTGTGGATACGGAGCACTTCAACCCGGGCACCAAAGAAGAAAGCTGGAGAGAACAGCTGGAAATACCTGCCGATGCTTTTTTGCTTCTCTATGTAGGAAGGCTCTCTAAAGAAAAAAACCTTATTTTACTTCTTGAAACTTTCCGTTGCCTGCTTGAAAAACAGCCTGGAAGCGATTATTGGCTTCTGATCATTGGAGATGGCCCTTTAAGGAGCCTTGTCTTGGACTTTAAGAAAAAATTAGGCAGAATTGTCTGGATTCCTTACCTGGATTCCAAGAAAGATCTTGCTCGCAGTTACCGGAGTGCAGATCTGTTTGTTCATCCTGGAATAGTCGAAACATTTGGCCTGGTGACGATTGAAAGTCAATCTTGTGGATGCCCCGTTATAGGAGTTTATGGGACAAACATGGAAGAGCAGATTGAAGGAGGATTGGAGTACTGGCCACGGAAAAATTGCCCGCGTGCGTTTGCTGAAGCAATAAGGAATTTTCGCAAGACCGATCTTAGAGAGTTAGGTTTGGAGCTCTCTCGGAAAGTAAGAGGAAAATATGGATGGGATCAGGTTTTTAAGACCTTATGGGAATATTACTTGAGAGTGATAGGGGGCGAAAAACTGAATGGTCATAAACAGAGCATTTTAGAGGAATGGGGGACTACCAGAGGACCGTAA
- a CDS encoding glycosyltransferase has protein sequence MESWSKVDLHVHSSYSDRPSEWVLRRIGFPQSCTPPQELYEKLQSKGMRWKTITDHNRIEGCLELMEKYQDVFLGVELSTFFPDGCEIHLLIWHFDELDFKTLKELSLNVFELSRYLVEKNIPHAVAHPLKSLNSKLTTDHFEKMILLFKGFEVCNGALEPLSQKILSLCLGALTPKHIEDFEQRQGMASMVSRPHEKIFVGGSNDHGGLSVASAWTEAKAGDGIEGFFDSLFRGEGRVQGEMGDPLKVSTGFYNTFFKFALGRLKQKAPLTAELVGKIAERFIKGQNPTAFSFAERVGHLAEAIRTGQAFNYVGLTEGSTLTKQFIGFLTDSKTKQMLDAIVNSTEKPIIRSFRIASKIVNELSYRLFLQFVSRLEKGDYLDAFQSLSGFLPLGIAVMPYLWAFFEQSVNKPFLRKLALRYMGCLPKELSEIKVAWFTDTIDDVNGVARTIQAMAKTAYKQDAYLKLVISRSQLKELDIPVKNFEPVGEFEIPEYKLQKLSFPPFLEIMDYVKKEDFSHLVISTPGPVGLCALLIGKILKIPMMGIYHTDFPQYARFLSDDSWMETLAWRYMEWFYGQLNKILVNSEYYKHCWIQRGISPEKLALFPRGIDVDMFSPSYFDPSFWKKYGLDSPVLLYVGRISKEKELAFLAELSHYLWAKGKRFSVAFVGEGPFREELQKLVPEAIFTGILTGLELSKAYASSFLFVFPSTTDTFGNVVLEAMASGVPAIVSDVGGPSELVSQLGVGRICKTKDIKEWAETISFYLDHPLSWESRIEMAEKIRKERSWNRAFQNFWQMFKIKED, from the coding sequence ATGGAATCCTGGTCAAAAGTTGATCTTCATGTTCATTCGAGTTATTCAGACCGACCTTCTGAGTGGGTCCTTAGGCGTATTGGCTTTCCCCAGAGTTGCACTCCCCCCCAAGAGCTCTATGAGAAACTTCAATCCAAAGGAATGCGATGGAAAACGATTACCGATCACAACCGGATTGAAGGTTGCTTGGAGTTAATGGAAAAATACCAGGATGTTTTCTTAGGGGTAGAATTATCCACTTTTTTCCCCGATGGCTGTGAAATCCATCTTTTAATTTGGCATTTTGACGAGCTTGATTTTAAGACACTCAAAGAACTCTCTTTGAACGTATTTGAGCTTTCCCGCTACCTTGTAGAAAAAAATATACCCCATGCTGTTGCACATCCCTTGAAAAGTCTAAACTCAAAACTCACGACGGATCATTTTGAAAAAATGATCCTTCTTTTTAAAGGATTTGAAGTCTGTAATGGGGCATTAGAACCCCTGTCTCAAAAAATTCTTTCCCTTTGTCTTGGTGCATTGACTCCCAAACATATCGAGGATTTTGAACAAAGGCAGGGTATGGCTTCCATGGTAAGCCGACCCCATGAAAAAATTTTCGTTGGAGGATCCAACGACCACGGAGGACTTTCGGTTGCTTCTGCATGGACGGAGGCAAAGGCAGGGGATGGGATTGAAGGTTTTTTTGACTCGCTGTTTAGGGGTGAGGGAAGAGTTCAAGGAGAAATGGGAGATCCTTTGAAAGTTTCTACCGGTTTTTACAACACTTTTTTTAAATTTGCTCTAGGTCGGCTTAAGCAAAAAGCCCCTTTGACTGCGGAGCTCGTTGGGAAGATCGCCGAGAGGTTTATCAAAGGGCAAAATCCTACAGCTTTTTCTTTCGCTGAAAGGGTGGGTCATTTGGCCGAAGCGATCCGGACAGGTCAAGCTTTCAATTACGTAGGGTTAACTGAAGGATCAACTCTAACAAAACAGTTTATCGGTTTTTTGACCGATTCGAAAACAAAACAGATGCTCGATGCGATCGTCAATTCAACTGAAAAACCCATAATCCGTTCTTTTCGAATAGCATCCAAGATTGTAAACGAGCTTTCCTATAGGCTTTTTTTGCAATTTGTCTCCAGGCTTGAAAAAGGAGATTATCTTGACGCTTTTCAATCCCTCTCCGGTTTTCTCCCCTTGGGGATCGCTGTCATGCCCTATTTGTGGGCTTTTTTTGAACAGTCTGTCAACAAGCCCTTTTTGAGAAAACTGGCACTCAGATATATGGGATGTCTTCCCAAGGAACTCTCTGAAATTAAGGTGGCTTGGTTTACCGATACCATTGATGATGTCAATGGGGTAGCTCGGACGATCCAAGCGATGGCGAAAACCGCCTATAAGCAAGATGCTTATTTGAAACTGGTGATTTCAAGAAGTCAATTAAAAGAGTTGGATATCCCGGTGAAAAATTTTGAACCGGTGGGTGAGTTCGAGATTCCCGAATATAAGCTGCAGAAGTTAAGTTTCCCTCCTTTCTTGGAAATTATGGATTATGTCAAAAAAGAAGATTTTTCTCATCTTGTGATCAGTACTCCGGGTCCGGTGGGACTATGTGCTCTTTTGATAGGGAAAATTCTTAAAATTCCTATGATGGGGATCTATCATACCGATTTTCCCCAGTATGCCCGCTTCTTGAGTGATGATTCGTGGATGGAAACATTGGCTTGGAGGTACATGGAATGGTTTTACGGACAGTTGAACAAGATCCTGGTCAATTCCGAATATTATAAGCATTGTTGGATTCAAAGAGGGATCTCCCCTGAAAAACTGGCTCTATTCCCCAGAGGTATTGATGTGGATATGTTTAGTCCTTCCTATTTTGATCCTTCGTTCTGGAAAAAATACGGACTGGATTCGCCGGTTCTTCTTTATGTTGGGAGGATTTCAAAGGAGAAGGAGTTGGCCTTCCTGGCTGAGCTTTCTCATTACTTATGGGCAAAAGGAAAGCGATTTTCAGTTGCCTTTGTAGGGGAAGGGCCTTTTAGGGAAGAATTGCAAAAACTTGTTCCGGAAGCTATCTTTACTGGGATTTTGACAGGTCTTGAGCTGAGCAAGGCCTATGCTTCCTCTTTTTTGTTTGTTTTTCCAAGCACAACGGATACTTTTGGCAATGTTGTTCTTGAAGCCATGGCTTCGGGGGTTCCTGCAATAGTTTCGGATGTAGGAGGACCTTCTGAACTAGTCAGTCAGCTGGGAGTGGGAAGGATTTGTAAAACTAAAGACATAAAAGAATGGGCAGAAACCATCAGCTTTTATCTCGATCACCCCCTCTCATGGGAATCGAGAATAGAAATGGCTGAAAAGATAAGAAAAGAAAGAAGTTGGAATAGAGCTTTCCAAAATTTCTGGCAGATGTTTAAAATTAAAGAGGACTAA
- a CDS encoding DUF2334 domain-containing protein encodes MIERSLFVTLHDIHPLNSSKIEKQREQLLSWGVSKMGLLIIPYYHHKKSIEEDEKFCNWVTSRIQAGDEPIIHGFYHDRLGITEKISQLFWTQFYTQQEAEFLNIEEKEAIERLVQAKKMFMNLGWQSKGFIAPGWLYEPPLLDWLRKERFSYTAAIDRIILLESSNPSYIYSFSLCWSNRSLWRRSISQVWNGWLKNNCIKRKKAYVRVAVHPEDSDYRSLWSQLERIVKHFLDLGMEPQTYGILVKS; translated from the coding sequence ATGATCGAAAGGAGCCTTTTTGTCACCCTCCATGACATTCATCCCCTGAACAGCTCCAAAATCGAAAAACAAAGAGAACAGCTTTTGTCTTGGGGAGTGAGCAAGATGGGTTTGCTGATCATTCCTTATTATCACCACAAAAAATCTATCGAGGAGGATGAAAAGTTTTGCAATTGGGTAACCAGCCGTATACAGGCAGGGGATGAGCCGATTATACATGGTTTTTATCACGACCGGTTAGGAATAACCGAAAAAATTTCTCAGCTTTTTTGGACGCAATTTTATACACAACAGGAAGCTGAATTCCTCAATATTGAAGAAAAAGAGGCGATTGAGAGGCTTGTTCAAGCAAAAAAAATGTTCATGAATCTAGGGTGGCAGTCGAAGGGTTTCATTGCTCCAGGATGGCTTTATGAGCCCCCCTTATTGGATTGGCTTCGAAAAGAGCGCTTCAGCTATACCGCAGCGATTGACCGAATTATTTTACTTGAAAGTTCCAATCCTTCTTATATTTATTCATTTTCTCTTTGTTGGTCGAATAGATCACTGTGGAGAAGATCTATTTCCCAAGTATGGAATGGCTGGCTCAAAAACAACTGTATTAAAAGGAAAAAGGCTTATGTAAGGGTAGCCGTTCATCCCGAGGACAGCGATTATCGTTCTTTGTGGTCGCAGCTTGAAAGGATCGTTAAGCATTTTCTTGATCTGGGCATGGAGCCGCAAACTTATGGAATCCTGGTCAAAAGTTGA
- a CDS encoding GNAT family acetyltransferase — MVSLKTLLKQVFKIAGKVFKIIRMKRLQHNMDDPSSLINLTANKEINLEEKKYKEPIIRKFCPQDREAVRKICADTGFLGKPIDPIFEDRELFADFLTRYYTDMEPESAFVCEIDGEVVGYIIGCCKPKVKFWYDLWVSPYLLFKVMFRYFFKPYKPSTKKYIHWLLFFGRKQTPPAPKNCPHFHINLLPKAKSPTTTRKLIDSFLSYLLSRGYSQVYGQIVVFGERRKPALFHRFGFQVLNSIEVTKYKEYYHSKVFLYTVIKDLKKTPLLYSK, encoded by the coding sequence ATGGTTTCCCTTAAAACTCTACTCAAGCAGGTTTTTAAAATTGCTGGAAAGGTTTTCAAAATCATTCGAATGAAGCGCTTGCAGCACAATATGGACGACCCAAGCTCATTGATAAATCTTACAGCTAACAAGGAAATCAACCTTGAAGAAAAGAAATACAAAGAACCGATTATTCGGAAATTTTGTCCTCAGGACAGGGAAGCGGTTCGCAAGATATGTGCTGATACCGGCTTTTTAGGTAAGCCGATCGATCCCATTTTTGAGGACAGGGAACTTTTTGCTGATTTTCTAACTCGTTACTACACCGATATGGAACCGGAGTCGGCCTTTGTTTGTGAAATAGACGGAGAGGTTGTGGGTTATATTATTGGTTGTTGCAAGCCAAAGGTCAAATTCTGGTATGATCTTTGGGTTAGCCCTTATTTATTATTCAAGGTTATGTTCCGTTATTTCTTTAAGCCTTATAAGCCTTCGACAAAAAAATATATCCATTGGCTTCTTTTCTTTGGACGAAAGCAAACCCCACCGGCTCCCAAAAATTGTCCACATTTTCATATTAATCTTTTACCGAAAGCAAAAAGCCCTACGACAACAAGAAAACTCATTGATAGCTTTTTGTCTTATCTCCTTTCAAGGGGTTATAGCCAAGTTTATGGACAGATAGTCGTCTTTGGAGAAAGGAGAAAACCTGCTCTTTTCCATCGGTTTGGATTCCAGGTACTTAACAGCATAGAGGTAACCAAGTACAAAGAGTATTATCACTCAAAAGTTTTTCTTTATACTGTAATAAAAGATTTGAAAAAAACCCCTTTGCTCTATTCCAAATAA